The Clostridioides difficile genome has a segment encoding these proteins:
- a CDS encoding polysaccharide deacetylase family protein, which translates to MKKVMWGLCICILSIVGVYTYNQNTHNQNISKEAYSLNDNIKDDYEDVIIKKGNDDEKILALTFDDGPDEDFTPQVLDILKKNDVKATFFVVGEKVEYNKELLKRQHEEGHEIGNHTFTHINVEKNSYDKVEKEITDTQNAVKSVIGVEPKIFRPPYRAMSKSVCDIIVSKHMNIILWSNLDPRDWSNPGVDSIINTILTKVQNGNIILLHDYNNRRNNKSQTIQALEVVIPKLKEKGYKFVTVSELIQHLDKNEQVQK; encoded by the coding sequence ATGAAAAAAGTAATGTGGGGTCTATGTATATGCATACTATCAATAGTAGGTGTATATACATATAATCAAAATACACATAATCAAAATATCTCAAAAGAAGCCTATAGTTTAAATGACAATATAAAGGACGATTATGAAGATGTAATAATTAAGAAAGGAAATGATGATGAAAAAATTCTAGCATTGACTTTTGATGATGGACCAGATGAGGACTTTACACCACAAGTACTTGATATATTAAAGAAAAATGATGTAAAGGCAACTTTTTTTGTGGTTGGAGAAAAAGTTGAATATAACAAAGAATTACTAAAAAGACAGCATGAGGAAGGTCATGAGATAGGAAATCATACATTTACACATATAAATGTTGAAAAAAATAGTTATGATAAAGTAGAAAAAGAAATAACAGACACACAAAATGCTGTAAAGAGTGTAATTGGAGTAGAACCTAAAATATTTAGACCTCCATATAGAGCTATGAGTAAAAGTGTTTGTGATATTATAGTTTCTAAACATATGAATATAATTCTTTGGTCAAACTTGGACCCTAGAGACTGGTCAAATCCTGGCGTTGATAGTATTATTAATACTATTTTAACAAAAGTACAAAATGGAAATATAATACTTTTACATGATTACAATAATAGGAGAAACAATAAGTCACAAACTATACAAGCTTTGGAAGTAGTAATTCCTAAGTTAAAAGAAAAAGGGTATAAATTTGTAACTGTATCTGAACTTATACAACATTTAGATAAAAATGAACAAGTACAAAAATAA
- a CDS encoding ATP-binding cassette domain-containing protein, producing MMLVKVENLKKYYADKLILDIDKLEILENERIGLVGSNGQGKTTLLKAILGEIEIDEGYIYLTDSYSYISQSENNVEKCIDSREKSILNAPDKFEDYLSGGEKVKLKIADALNNKKNIIIADEPTSNLDKKSIDILEDMFKRHKGALLLISHDRRFLDELCTTILELQGGKLKAYKGNYTDYLVQKDEEIKRADFEYHEYINEKKRLKKALLGKKALSDGIRRTPKRMGNSEARLHKMGGQKNKKKVDSSVKALESRIEKLEVKEKPNVSADMNIKIQDGMEIISKNLVELKNLTLKIENKLLLDNISFKVKRGKKIALLGDNGCGKSTLIKEILSNKNDCIKINNKVKIGYFDQNQDLLDEEKSILYNIAANSSFDESFIRINLNLFGFKGDTVYKKVKVLSGGEKVKIALCKIILEDNNFLVLDEPTNYLDIKSMEALEKALINTDKTMLIVSHDRVFISHICDYIIEIKDTNIKEFDCNYNDYIINRNKKTPSRESKTKQENLLVLENRLTNIISMLSIEKDNVKKECYELEYNELLKQIRSVKNSSQN from the coding sequence ATGATGTTAGTAAAAGTAGAAAATTTAAAAAAATATTATGCTGATAAATTAATTTTGGATATAGATAAACTTGAAATATTAGAGAATGAGAGAATAGGTTTAGTTGGTTCAAATGGCCAAGGAAAAACAACTTTGTTAAAGGCGATATTAGGTGAAATAGAAATTGATGAAGGCTATATTTATCTTACAGATAGCTATTCATATATAAGTCAGAGTGAAAATAATGTTGAAAAATGTATTGATAGTAGAGAAAAAAGTATATTAAATGCACCAGATAAATTTGAAGATTATTTATCTGGAGGAGAAAAAGTTAAGCTAAAGATAGCAGATGCTCTTAACAATAAAAAAAATATAATAATAGCTGATGAACCAACTTCAAATTTAGATAAAAAGAGTATAGATATTTTGGAAGATATGTTCAAAAGACATAAGGGAGCATTATTATTAATATCTCATGACAGACGTTTTTTGGATGAATTATGCACAACTATATTGGAGTTGCAAGGTGGAAAGTTAAAAGCTTATAAAGGTAATTACACTGATTATTTAGTACAAAAGGATGAGGAGATAAAAAGAGCTGACTTTGAATATCATGAATATATAAATGAGAAAAAAAGATTAAAGAAGGCTCTTTTAGGTAAGAAAGCTTTAAGTGATGGTATAAGAAGAACTCCAAAACGAATGGGGAATTCAGAAGCTAGACTGCATAAAATGGGTGGTCAAAAAAATAAGAAAAAAGTAGACTCAAGTGTAAAAGCATTAGAAAGTAGAATTGAAAAATTAGAAGTGAAGGAGAAACCTAATGTATCTGCGGATATGAATATTAAAATACAGGATGGTATGGAAATAATCAGCAAAAACTTAGTAGAATTAAAGAATTTAACTTTAAAGATAGAAAATAAGCTTTTATTGGATAATATTTCTTTCAAGGTAAAAAGAGGTAAGAAAATAGCTTTATTAGGTGATAATGGATGTGGAAAAAGTACTCTGATAAAAGAAATACTTAGTAATAAAAATGATTGTATAAAGATAAATAACAAGGTAAAGATAGGTTATTTTGACCAAAATCAAGACTTATTAGATGAGGAAAAGAGTATTTTGTACAATATCGCAGCAAATAGTTCATTTGATGAGTCTTTTATAAGAATAAACTTAAATTTATTTGGATTTAAAGGTGATACTGTTTATAAAAAAGTTAAAGTTCTTAGTGGAGGAGAAAAAGTAAAGATAGCTCTATGTAAAATAATACTAGAAGATAATAATTTTTTAGTTCTTGATGAGCCAACTAATTACTTGGATATAAAATCTATGGAAGCATTGGAAAAAGCATTGATAAATACTGATAAAACTATGCTTATAGTATCTCATGATAGAGTATTTATATCTCATATCTGTGACTACATTATAGAAATAAAAGATACAAATATAAAGGAGTTTGATTGTAATTATAATGATTATATCATTAATAGAAATAAAAAAACTCCTAGTAGAGAAAGTAAAACAAAACAAGAAAATCTTTTGGTATTAGAAAATAGACTTACAAATATTATATCTATGCTGTCTATAGAAAAAGATAATGTAAAAAAAGAATGTTATGAATTAGAATATAATGAGTTATTAAAACAAATTAGAAGTGTAAAAAATAGCTCTCAAAATTAA
- a CDS encoding RluA family pseudouridine synthase: MFYFLKVKVGDLMDEIREFLVLEEEEEVRLDVYLAEQLGDMSRSYIQKIIKDGKVKVNNKVEKAKYLVKEEDKIVIEIPEPKVLEVVAQDIPINIVHEDDDILIINKAQDMVVHPAPGNYENTLVNGILYHCKDKLSSINGVIRPGIVHRIDKDTSGLLMIAKNNYAHNFLAEQLKEHSITREYEFICYGVVKEDKITVDKPIGRNPKDRLKMAVVKDGRNAVTHFEVVERFDKFTHMRARLETGRTHQIRVHALSINHPLLGDSVYGPKENKFKLKGQTLHAKKLGFIHPTTKEYIEFDSELPEYFKEVLRKIK, encoded by the coding sequence ATGTTTTATTTTTTGAAAGTAAAAGTAGGTGATTTGATGGATGAAATAAGAGAGTTTTTAGTACTTGAAGAGGAAGAAGAGGTTAGACTTGATGTTTATCTAGCAGAACAATTAGGAGATATGTCAAGAAGCTACATACAAAAAATTATAAAAGATGGCAAAGTAAAAGTTAATAATAAAGTAGAAAAAGCGAAATATTTAGTTAAAGAAGAAGATAAGATTGTTATAGAAATACCAGAACCAAAAGTTTTAGAAGTTGTAGCTCAAGATATCCCTATAAATATTGTACATGAAGATGATGATATTTTAATAATTAACAAGGCTCAGGATATGGTTGTTCACCCTGCTCCTGGAAATTATGAAAATACATTAGTAAACGGAATCTTGTACCATTGTAAAGATAAGTTATCCTCAATAAATGGTGTTATTAGACCTGGCATAGTTCATAGAATAGATAAAGATACCTCAGGTCTTCTTATGATAGCTAAAAATAATTATGCACATAATTTTTTAGCAGAACAATTAAAAGAGCACTCTATAACTAGGGAGTATGAATTTATATGCTATGGTGTAGTTAAAGAAGATAAAATAACTGTAGACAAACCTATAGGAAGAAATCCTAAGGACAGATTAAAAATGGCTGTAGTAAAAGATGGAAGAAATGCAGTAACTCATTTTGAAGTGGTAGAAAGATTTGATAAATTTACTCATATGAGAGCTAGACTTGAAACTGGTAGAACTCATCAAATAAGAGTTCATGCTTTGTCTATAAATCATCCACTTTTAGGTGATAGTGTATATGGACCTAAAGAAAACAAGTTTAAACTAAAGGGACAAACTTTGCATGCTAAGAAATTGGGATTTATACATCCTACCACTAAGGAATATATTGAATTTGATTCAGAATTACCAGAATACTTTAAGGAAGTTCTTAGAAAAATTAAATAA
- a CDS encoding NCS2 family nucleobase:cation symporter yields the protein MKKTIMSLQHLLAMFGATVLVPILTGFNPSVAIFCAGVGTLIFHFCTEGKVPAFLGSSFAFIPVILAAKEAYGGDLAYAQGGIIVAGLIYIIMSIIVKIVGVDKIKLYFPAQVTGAMIAVIGLNLLPTAFNMASANFIIAFMTLAIAILTNKFGRGFIKQLGILIAVFSGYIICLALGMVDVTTITEASLLAIPKFTIPKFSLGAIVIISPVVLAVFMEHIGDMTTNGAVVGKNFIENPGLNRTLLGDGFATIVAGCLGGPANTTYGENTAVLAITKNYDPSILRRTAVFAILLACVGKFGGFLQSIPGSVMGGISIMLFSMITYVGLKTIRDSSCVESKVNILIIAVILLIGLGTTYLSNKGISIGIPITNTVKITGLSLAAIVGIVLNRILNNQDFKVEK from the coding sequence ATGAAAAAAACGATAATGTCTTTACAACATTTATTGGCCATGTTTGGAGCGACAGTATTAGTTCCCATTTTAACAGGCTTTAATCCATCAGTTGCAATTTTTTGCGCTGGTGTTGGTACGCTTATATTCCATTTTTGTACAGAAGGAAAAGTACCTGCATTTTTAGGTTCAAGTTTTGCTTTTATTCCTGTTATATTAGCAGCTAAAGAAGCTTATGGAGGAGATTTAGCATACGCTCAGGGTGGTATAATAGTAGCAGGATTAATTTATATTATAATGTCAATTATAGTAAAAATAGTTGGAGTTGATAAAATTAAGTTATATTTTCCAGCACAAGTTACAGGAGCTATGATAGCAGTTATAGGTTTAAATTTATTGCCAACAGCTTTTAATATGGCTTCAGCTAATTTTATAATAGCATTTATGACCTTAGCAATAGCAATTTTGACTAATAAGTTTGGTAGAGGATTTATAAAACAATTAGGTATATTAATAGCTGTTTTTTCTGGATATATAATATGTTTGGCACTAGGTATGGTAGATGTAACTACGATAACAGAAGCAAGTTTACTTGCTATACCTAAATTTACAATACCTAAATTTAGTTTAGGAGCAATTGTGATTATATCTCCAGTTGTTTTAGCTGTATTTATGGAGCATATAGGAGATATGACTACTAATGGTGCTGTGGTAGGAAAAAACTTTATAGAAAATCCAGGGTTAAACAGAACATTGCTTGGTGATGGATTTGCAACTATAGTAGCAGGATGCTTAGGTGGGCCAGCTAATACAACTTATGGAGAAAATACAGCAGTACTTGCGATAACTAAGAATTATGACCCTTCAATACTAAGACGTACAGCAGTATTTGCTATATTGCTTGCATGTGTAGGGAAGTTTGGAGGATTTCTTCAAAGTATACCAGGTTCAGTTATGGGTGGAATCAGTATAATGTTATTTTCAATGATAACTTATGTTGGATTGAAAACTATAAGAGATAGCTCTTGTGTAGAAAGTAAAGTAAATATATTGATAATAGCAGTTATATTATTGATAGGTCTTGGAACAACTTACTTATCTAATAAAGGGATTTCTATAGGAATTCCTATAACAAATACTGTAAAGATAACTGGTCTTAGTTTGGCTGCGATTGTTGGTATTGTACTAAATAGAATATTAAATAATCAAGATTTTAAAGTTGAAAAGTAA
- the pyrR gene encoding bifunctional pyr operon transcriptional regulator/uracil phosphoribosyltransferase PyrR, with amino-acid sequence MVEKAQLMDEKAIARAITRISHEIIERNKGVENLVLVGIKTRGVPIANRISKRIEQIEGTKVDTGDIDITLYRDDLEKINVEPVVKGTYLDFNVDDKTVVLVDDVLYTGRTVRAALDAIIDIGRPKSIQLAVLVDRGHRELPIRADYVGKNVPTSRHEIISVSLLEIDGEDSVTIKE; translated from the coding sequence ATGGTAGAAAAAGCTCAATTAATGGATGAAAAGGCTATAGCAAGAGCAATTACTAGGATAAGTCATGAGATAATTGAAAGAAATAAAGGTGTAGAAAACCTAGTATTAGTTGGAATAAAGACTAGAGGCGTACCAATTGCAAATAGAATCTCTAAAAGAATAGAACAAATAGAAGGAACAAAGGTAGACACTGGAGATATTGATATAACACTTTATAGAGATGACTTAGAAAAAATTAATGTTGAACCAGTAGTCAAAGGAACATATCTAGACTTTAATGTAGATGATAAAACAGTAGTTTTAGTTGATGATGTGTTATATACAGGAAGAACTGTAAGAGCAGCACTTGACGCTATTATTGATATAGGAAGACCTAAATCAATACAATTAGCAGTATTGGTGGACAGAGGACATAGAGAATTGCCTATAAGAGCAGATTATGTAGGAAAAAATGTTCCTACTTCAAGACATGAAATTATATCTGTTAGTTTATTAGAAATTGATGGAGAAGATTCAGTTACAATCAAAGAATAG
- a CDS encoding histidine kinase has product MKTSILIALIEKTSLIVVLFLLITKLKTFKQIFQKEEYSLNDLICISLVFTFLAIFGTYNGINYMGSIVNTRIISIVSGGVLFGPIVGITAGLISGIHRYFMDIGGITSMPCLLSSILAGVLSGFLYKKIPKKHRVIYGILVGMISESFTILLIYLISQPHSLAIQIINGIYLPLIVGQIGIGFVISIVEGIEKDKKDIEARNKAEIKALQRQINPHFLFNSLNTIASFIRFNPDKARELIINLSTYLRYNLEYSDNLIDINKEIEQVKSFVEIEKARFGDLLTIIYDIDDVNIKIPSLIIQPIVENAIIHGILESGREGIVKISIKKLQHSLENTVRISIEDDGIGISEEVINNVYQDNMPENKIGLYNVHLRLKLMYGSGLNMRRTDKGTLIMFYVKE; this is encoded by the coding sequence ATGAAAACATCAATTTTAATAGCATTAATAGAAAAAACAAGCCTTATTGTAGTATTATTTCTTCTAATAACAAAGCTAAAAACATTTAAACAAATATTTCAAAAAGAAGAATATAGCTTAAATGATTTGATTTGCATATCTTTAGTTTTTACTTTTCTAGCTATATTTGGTACTTACAATGGTATAAATTATATGGGGTCAATAGTAAATACTCGAATAATATCTATAGTATCAGGAGGCGTTTTATTTGGACCAATTGTAGGTATTACAGCAGGTTTGATTTCAGGTATCCATAGGTATTTTATGGATATTGGAGGTATAACATCCATGCCATGTCTTTTGTCAAGCATACTAGCAGGTGTTTTATCAGGATTTTTATATAAGAAGATACCAAAAAAGCATAGAGTGATATATGGAATACTAGTAGGTATGATTTCTGAAAGTTTTACTATATTACTTATATATTTAATATCACAGCCTCATTCTCTGGCAATTCAAATAATTAATGGAATATATTTACCTTTAATTGTCGGACAAATTGGTATAGGGTTTGTTATATCTATAGTTGAGGGAATTGAAAAAGATAAAAAGGATATAGAAGCAAGAAATAAAGCAGAGATAAAAGCACTTCAAAGGCAAATTAATCCACATTTTTTATTTAATTCTCTAAATACGATAGCATCTTTTATAAGATTTAATCCAGATAAAGCTAGAGAACTCATAATAAATTTATCAACTTACTTAAGATACAATCTTGAATATAGTGATAACTTGATAGACATAAATAAAGAGATTGAGCAAGTTAAATCTTTTGTAGAAATAGAAAAGGCTAGATTTGGAGATTTATTGACTATAATTTATGATATAGATGATGTAAATATAAAAATTCCAAGCTTAATTATACAACCAATAGTAGAGAATGCAATAATACATGGAATTTTGGAAAGTGGAAGAGAAGGTATAGTAAAAATATCCATAAAAAAGTTACAACATTCATTAGAAAATACTGTGAGAATATCGATTGAGGATGACGGTATAGGCATAAGTGAAGAAGTTATAAATAATGTATATCAAGATAACATGCCAGAAAACAAAATTGGGCTTTATAATGTTCATTTAAGACTTAAGCTAATGTATGGAAGTGGCCTTAATATGAGAAGAACTGATAAAGGAACTTTAATTATGTTTTATGTAAAGGAGTAG
- a CDS encoding carbon starvation protein A, with the protein MVSFLGSIVVLIVGYFIYGTFVEKVFGINDKNQTPAIACRDGVDYVPMKWKRIFLIQFLNIAGLGPIFGAIQGALFGPSAFLWIVFGTIFAGGVHDFASGYLSMKNKGTSASELVGLYLGNSAKIAMRIFSVVLLVLVGVVFVTGPAGLLKTLTGVNTQIWVGVIILYYILATVLPIDKLIGKIYPVFGAALLIMAVGVAGGLIIKGYNIPNINLQNMNPNGTPLFPYLFITIACGAISGFHATQSPLMARCVERESEARPVFYGSMVAEGIIALVWAAAAMSYFHGIPQLNVIFNDGGAATVVNTVSVGLMGPIGGALAILGVVACPITSGDTAFRSARLTIADAMNYNQDAVKNRFLIALPLFAVGVALTFIDFNIIWRYFSWANQTLAMIMLWTGSAYLVKANKNHYITTLPALFMTVVTFSYIMQAKEGFRLPVNISNGIGIAVAIILGILFFKKAKDIKEQNTHKLAS; encoded by the coding sequence ATGGTAAGTTTTTTAGGTTCAATAGTGGTACTTATAGTAGGTTATTTTATTTATGGTACCTTTGTAGAAAAAGTTTTTGGAATAAATGATAAAAATCAAACTCCAGCTATAGCTTGTAGAGATGGTGTGGATTATGTTCCAATGAAATGGAAGAGAATCTTTTTAATTCAATTTTTAAATATTGCAGGATTAGGACCGATATTTGGTGCTATACAAGGAGCTTTATTTGGACCATCAGCATTTTTATGGATTGTATTTGGAACAATATTTGCAGGTGGAGTACATGATTTTGCTTCTGGATATTTATCAATGAAAAATAAAGGTACATCTGCATCAGAGCTTGTAGGTCTTTATTTAGGTAATAGTGCAAAAATAGCAATGAGAATATTTAGTGTTGTCCTTTTAGTACTGGTTGGAGTTGTGTTTGTAACAGGTCCAGCAGGATTATTAAAAACATTAACAGGCGTAAACACACAAATATGGGTTGGAGTGATAATTCTTTATTATATACTGGCTACTGTGTTACCAATAGACAAATTAATTGGAAAAATATATCCAGTATTTGGGGCTGCTTTGTTAATTATGGCAGTAGGTGTAGCTGGTGGATTGATAATAAAGGGATATAATATACCAAATATAAATTTACAAAATATGAATCCAAATGGAACACCTCTATTCCCATATTTATTTATAACAATAGCATGTGGAGCAATATCAGGTTTTCATGCAACGCAATCACCACTTATGGCAAGATGTGTTGAAAGAGAGAGTGAAGCAAGACCAGTATTTTATGGCTCAATGGTTGCAGAGGGAATAATAGCTTTAGTTTGGGCAGCAGCAGCTATGTCGTATTTCCATGGTATACCTCAACTTAATGTAATATTTAATGATGGTGGAGCAGCTACTGTTGTAAATACAGTATCTGTTGGACTAATGGGACCTATTGGAGGAGCTTTGGCTATACTTGGGGTTGTAGCATGTCCTATAACTTCAGGAGATACAGCATTTAGAAGTGCTAGATTAACAATAGCTGATGCAATGAACTACAATCAAGATGCAGTTAAAAATAGATTTTTAATAGCTTTACCATTGTTTGCAGTAGGTGTTGCTCTTACATTTATAGACTTTAATATAATTTGGAGATACTTCTCTTGGGCAAATCAAACACTTGCTATGATAATGCTATGGACTGGTTCTGCATATTTAGTTAAAGCAAATAAAAATCACTACATTACTACATTACCAGCACTTTTCATGACTGTAGTGACATTTAGTTATATAATGCAAGCAAAAGAAGGTTTTAGACTACCAGTAAATATATCTAATGGAATAGGTATTGCTGTTGCAATAATTCTTGGGATTTTATTCTTTAAAAAAGCTAAAGATATAAAAGAACAAAATACTCATAAATTAGCAAGTTAA
- a CDS encoding TraR/DksA C4-type zinc finger protein, with the protein MNTKQYKDKLLKERENLTNLVGDMKDNTLFGDTTKHTSEKYSSGELSSYDNHIGDMGTDLYMQNMQNSLINHEEGRLYQIDLALSKIENGTYGLCDLCHNQIDLERLDILPDTNLCNECAKKEDDLLGHASEIPDVEDSNFYSTDLTNLTDLNKNGTLRD; encoded by the coding sequence ATGAATACTAAACAATACAAAGATAAATTATTGAAGGAAAGAGAAAATTTGACTAATTTAGTGGGAGATATGAAAGACAATACTTTGTTTGGAGATACAACTAAACATACCAGCGAAAAGTATTCATCAGGAGAGTTATCTAGTTATGATAATCATATAGGAGATATGGGAACAGATTTATATATGCAAAATATGCAAAATAGTTTAATAAATCATGAAGAAGGTAGATTGTATCAAATAGATTTGGCATTATCTAAAATAGAAAATGGCACATATGGACTTTGCGATTTATGCCATAATCAAATAGATTTAGAAAGATTAGATATATTACCTGATACAAATTTATGCAATGAGTGTGCAAAAAAAGAAGATGATTTATTAGGACATGCAAGTGAAATTCCTGATGTGGAAGATTCTAATTTTTATTCAACAGACCTAACAAATTTAACTGATTTAAACAAAAACGGAACATTGAGAGATTAA
- a CDS encoding LytTR family DNA-binding domain-containing protein: MKAIIVEDEFPARKELRYFIENKSKIEVVSEFTNGIEVLDFIQENKIDVIFLDINIPHLDGMLLAKTLNQFKARPKIVFITAYENYAVDAFSLGVFDYVLKPYSEDRITSMLEKLEKSETNSSEISSNNNYISSDKKGTINQNIEEITHKISLWKGDKLVVIDIDDIYYCEANERQTFIYTEKETFILKEGISEVENIINDKTFFRTHRSYIVNLTKVKEIIPWFNNTYILKLKDSGYEVTVSRSKIKEFRLLMHI; encoded by the coding sequence ATGAAAGCAATAATAGTTGAGGATGAGTTTCCAGCAAGAAAGGAATTAAGATATTTTATTGAAAATAAAAGCAAGATTGAGGTAGTAAGTGAGTTTACCAATGGTATAGAGGTGTTAGATTTCATTCAAGAAAATAAAATAGATGTGATTTTTTTGGACATAAATATACCTCATCTTGATGGAATGTTACTTGCAAAAACATTAAATCAATTTAAAGCAAGACCTAAAATAGTCTTTATAACAGCATATGAAAATTATGCAGTAGATGCTTTTTCATTAGGTGTATTTGATTATGTACTCAAACCTTATTCTGAGGATAGAATTACATCAATGTTGGAGAAGTTGGAGAAAAGTGAAACAAATAGTAGTGAAATATCTAGTAATAACAATTATATATCTAGTGATAAAAAAGGTACAATAAATCAAAATATAGAGGAAATAACACATAAAATTAGCCTTTGGAAAGGTGATAAATTGGTTGTAATAGATATTGATGATATATACTACTGTGAGGCTAATGAAAGACAGACCTTTATATATACTGAAAAGGAAACGTTTATACTAAAAGAGGGCATATCAGAAGTAGAAAATATAATAAATGATAAAACTTTTTTTAGAACACACAGGTCTTACATAGTAAATTTAACTAAAGTAAAAGAAATTATCCCCTGGTTTAATAATACATACATATTGAAGTTAAAAGATAGTGGTTATGAAGTAACTGTAAGTAGAAGTAAAATAAAAGAATTCAGGCTATTAATGCATATATAA
- the lspA gene encoding signal peptidase II — MLYVLIIILLIGIDQLSKLWVLNNLVDVSTIPIIKNIFHLTYVENRGAAFGLLQNNQWIFIIVALIATVFGLYYLNTRKVHTSGKLGIILIISGALGNLVDRVRLGFVVDYFDFRIIWEYVFNVADVFVVVGTVFLCIYVLFFESKSR, encoded by the coding sequence TTGTTATATGTGTTAATAATAATTCTGCTTATAGGAATAGACCAATTATCTAAACTATGGGTGTTAAATAATTTGGTTGATGTATCTACAATACCAATAATAAAGAATATATTTCATCTAACTTATGTTGAAAATAGAGGTGCAGCATTTGGACTATTACAAAATAATCAATGGATATTTATAATAGTTGCATTAATTGCAACAGTATTTGGACTATATTATCTTAACACAAGAAAAGTACATACATCTGGAAAGTTGGGAATCATATTAATAATATCTGGTGCATTAGGAAATCTAGTTGACAGGGTGAGGCTAGGATTTGTAGTAGATTATTTTGATTTTAGGATTATATGGGAATATGTATTTAATGTAGCTGATGTATTTGTAGTTGTAGGAACTGTATTTTTATGTATATATGTTTTATTTTTTGAAAGTAAAAGTAGGTGA